From the genome of Pseudomonas yamanorum, one region includes:
- a CDS encoding MurR/RpiR family transcriptional regulator has translation MDILYQIRARQDSFSAGEGRIAKLMLDDVGFAASASLEALSQRAEVSTATLSRFARSVGCRDLRDLRLQLAQASGVGSRFLDPAGLPEQSAFHRQILSDIESTLRRHLSGFNQRSFIDAVSLLGKARMIHAFGMGGPSSLCSDELQVRLVRLGYSIAACHDPVMMRVTAATLGQEHALIVCSLTGITPEVLGVVALARNYGAKIIAITLPDSPLAQLADVLLPLQPAETSFIYKPTAARYGMLLAIDVLATELALAMPDDNQERLRRIKLALDDYRGGPDSLPLGD, from the coding sequence ATGGACATCCTCTACCAGATCCGCGCCCGCCAGGATTCCTTCAGCGCCGGCGAAGGGCGTATCGCCAAGCTGATGCTCGATGATGTCGGCTTTGCAGCGTCCGCCAGCCTGGAAGCGTTGTCCCAACGGGCCGAGGTCAGCACCGCCACCTTGTCGCGTTTTGCCCGCAGCGTCGGTTGCCGCGACCTGCGTGACCTGCGCCTGCAACTGGCCCAGGCCAGCGGTGTCGGCAGCCGCTTTCTCGACCCGGCGGGCCTGCCTGAGCAGTCGGCCTTTCACCGGCAGATTCTCAGCGATATCGAATCGACGTTGCGCCGGCATTTGTCCGGTTTCAACCAGCGCAGTTTTATCGACGCCGTGAGCCTGCTGGGCAAAGCGCGGATGATCCACGCGTTCGGCATGGGCGGGCCATCGAGCCTGTGCAGCGATGAGTTGCAAGTGCGCCTGGTGCGCCTGGGCTACTCGATTGCCGCCTGCCACGACCCGGTGATGATGCGCGTGACCGCCGCCACCCTGGGCCAGGAGCATGCGCTGATCGTCTGCTCGCTGACCGGTATCACCCCGGAAGTGTTGGGAGTGGTGGCGCTGGCGCGTAACTACGGCGCAAAAATCATCGCGATCACCTTGCCGGATTCTCCGCTGGCGCAGTTGGCCGATGTGCTGCTGCCGCTGCAACCGGCGGAAACCAGTTTTATCTACAAGCCAACGGCGGCGCGCTACGGAATGCTGTTGGCCATCGACGTGCTCGCTACCGAGCTGGCCTTGGCCATGCCCGACGACAATCAGGAACGCCTGCGACGGATCAAGCTGGCCCTGGACGATTATCGCGGCGGCCCC
- a CDS encoding lysozyme inhibitor LprI family protein, whose product MNRKHLLVPFAAGALLLALGGTASADENAALKKCMDGANTTADMVDCNAKETKVQDARLNTAYKAAMTAMEGNRKQQLQDVQRQWLKFRDANCGFIGSATGGTIDQVNGSGCVLDMTQTRAQELENLVGP is encoded by the coding sequence ATGAATCGTAAACACCTGCTTGTTCCTTTCGCCGCCGGCGCGCTGCTGCTGGCCTTGGGCGGCACGGCTTCGGCCGATGAGAACGCGGCGCTGAAAAAATGCATGGACGGCGCCAACACCACCGCCGACATGGTCGATTGCAACGCCAAGGAAACCAAGGTGCAGGACGCACGCCTGAACACCGCCTACAAAGCCGCCATGACGGCGATGGAAGGCAACCGCAAGCAGCAGCTGCAAGACGTACAGCGCCAGTGGCTCAAGTTTCGCGATGCGAACTGCGGCTTCATCGGCTCGGCAACCGGCGGCACCATTGATCAGGTCAACGGCTCCGGCTGCGTGCTGGACATGACCCAGACCCGCGCCCAGGAACTGGAAAACCTGGTCGGCCCATGA
- a CDS encoding SulP family inorganic anion transporter: MNLTRLRADALAGLTTSFALLPECIAFALVAHLNPLMGLYGAFIICTLTALFGGRPGMVSGAAGSMAVVIVALVVQHGVQYLVATVLLGGLIMVAFGLLRLGKLVRMVPHPVMLGFVNGLAIIIALAQLEHFKSGDTWLSGTPLYVMTGLVAATMTIVYLLPRLTRAVPPALVAILGVGLAVYLLGLPTRTLGDMAHIAGGLPTFALPQIPWTLETLHIIAPYAILMAMVGLLETLLTLNLTDEITETRGYPDRESVALGAANMVSGLFGGMGGCAMIGQTVINLSSGGRGRFSGVFAGVMILLFILFLSPLIERIPLAALVGVMFVVSQQTFAWASLRVINKVPLNDVLVIMAVTVITVFTDLATAVLCGIVIAALNFAWLQARELYADEHMEADGSKLYRVHGTLFFASTTPFLNRFDPANDPAQVTLDCRHLSFVDYSAIAALMTLRERYTKAGKHLRVLHLSERCRKLLKRARVQHD, from the coding sequence ATGAACCTCACCCGTCTGCGCGCCGATGCCCTGGCCGGACTCACCACGTCTTTCGCCTTGCTGCCCGAATGCATCGCCTTTGCCCTGGTGGCTCACCTCAACCCGCTGATGGGCCTCTATGGCGCGTTCATCATCTGCACCCTCACCGCGCTGTTCGGCGGCCGGCCCGGTATGGTCTCCGGTGCCGCCGGTTCGATGGCCGTGGTGATCGTTGCACTGGTGGTGCAGCACGGCGTGCAGTACCTGGTGGCCACGGTGTTGCTGGGCGGCTTGATCATGGTCGCTTTCGGCCTGTTGCGCCTGGGCAAGCTGGTGCGCATGGTGCCGCACCCGGTGATGCTCGGGTTCGTCAACGGACTGGCGATCATCATTGCCCTGGCGCAGTTGGAGCATTTCAAGAGCGGTGACACCTGGCTCAGCGGCACGCCGTTGTACGTGATGACCGGGCTGGTCGCGGCAACCATGACCATTGTCTACCTGCTGCCGCGCCTGACCCGCGCGGTGCCACCGGCCCTGGTGGCGATCCTCGGTGTGGGCCTGGCGGTGTACCTGCTCGGCCTGCCGACCCGCACCCTGGGCGACATGGCCCACATTGCCGGTGGCCTGCCGACCTTCGCGTTGCCACAGATTCCCTGGACCCTCGAAACCCTGCACATCATCGCGCCCTACGCGATCCTGATGGCCATGGTCGGGCTGCTGGAAACCCTGCTGACCCTCAACCTCACCGACGAAATCACCGAAACCCGTGGTTACCCCGACCGCGAAAGCGTGGCCCTGGGCGCGGCCAATATGGTCTCTGGCCTGTTCGGCGGCATGGGCGGCTGTGCGATGATCGGGCAAACCGTGATCAACCTCAGTTCCGGCGGGCGTGGGCGCTTCTCCGGGGTGTTTGCCGGGGTGATGATCCTGTTGTTCATTCTGTTTCTGTCACCGCTGATCGAGCGCATTCCGCTGGCGGCGCTGGTAGGGGTGATGTTCGTGGTGTCCCAGCAGACGTTTGCCTGGGCGTCCCTGCGGGTGATCAACAAGGTGCCACTCAACGACGTGCTGGTGATCATGGCGGTGACGGTGATTACCGTGTTCACCGACCTGGCGACGGCGGTGCTGTGCGGGATTGTGATTGCGGCGCTGAACTTTGCCTGGCTGCAAGCGCGTGAGCTGTACGCGGATGAGCATATGGAAGCGGATGGCAGCAAGCTCTATCGGGTGCACGGCACGCTGTTTTTTGCCTCGACCACGCCGTTCCTGAACCGGTTCGATCCGGCCAACGACCCGGCCCAGGTAACGCTGGATTGCCGTCACTTGAGCTTCGTCGACTATTCAGCGATTGCCGCGTTGATGACCCTGCGCGAGCGCTACACCAAGGCCGGCAAGCATTTGCGGGTGCTGCACCTGTCCGAGCGCTGCCGCAAACTGCTCAAGCGCGCCCGGGTGCAGCACGACTGA
- a CDS encoding GntT/GntP/DsdX family permease: protein MIYDFHNLFDVTLSEEYRMAASPGYWLLIYAAIAIIALIVLIARYRLNPFIVITLVSIGLALLAGMPADTIMGSYEAGVGKTLGHIALVVALGTMLGKMMAESGGAEQVARTLINRFGERNAHWAMVCIAFLVGLPLFFEVGFVLLVPIAFTVARRVGVSILMVGLPMVAGLSVVHALVPPHPAAMMAVLAYNASVGQTVLYAILIGIPTAIIAGPLYAKFIVPHIHLPAENPLERQFIDREPRTRLPSFALTMGTILLPVVLMMIGGWANLISTPGTAFNQFLLFIGNSVIALLVATLVSFWTLGLAQGFNRESILKFTNECLAPTASITLLVGAGGGLNRILVDAGVTNEILGLAHAFNLSPLVMGWLFAALMRIATGSATVAMTTASGVVAPVAMGLGYPHPELLVLATGAGSVIFSHVNDGGFWLIKEYFNMTVIQTFKTWTVLETLISVVAFGLTYGLSCIL from the coding sequence ATGATTTATGACTTTCACAACCTATTCGACGTGACCCTTTCCGAGGAGTACCGCATGGCCGCATCACCGGGGTATTGGCTGTTGATCTACGCCGCCATCGCCATCATTGCATTGATCGTATTGATCGCGCGTTACCGGCTCAACCCGTTTATCGTCATCACCCTGGTGTCTATCGGCCTGGCGCTGTTGGCCGGGATGCCGGCGGATACGATCATGGGCTCCTACGAGGCGGGTGTCGGCAAGACGCTGGGGCATATTGCGCTGGTGGTCGCGCTGGGCACCATGCTCGGCAAGATGATGGCCGAGTCCGGCGGCGCCGAGCAGGTGGCGCGCACGCTGATCAACCGGTTTGGCGAGCGGAATGCGCACTGGGCAATGGTGTGTATTGCGTTCCTGGTGGGGCTTCCGCTGTTTTTCGAGGTCGGTTTTGTGTTGCTGGTGCCGATCGCGTTTACGGTGGCGCGGCGGGTAGGCGTATCGATCCTGATGGTCGGACTGCCGATGGTGGCCGGCTTGTCGGTGGTGCATGCGCTGGTGCCGCCGCATCCGGCAGCGATGATGGCGGTGTTGGCCTATAACGCGTCTGTCGGGCAAACGGTGTTGTACGCGATTTTGATCGGTATTCCGACCGCGATCATTGCCGGTCCGCTGTACGCCAAGTTCATCGTGCCGCACATTCACCTGCCAGCGGAAAACCCGCTGGAACGCCAGTTCATCGACCGCGAACCGCGTACCCGTTTGCCGAGTTTCGCCCTGACCATGGGCACCATCCTGTTGCCGGTGGTGCTGATGATGATCGGCGGTTGGGCTAACCTGATTTCCACACCGGGCACCGCGTTCAACCAGTTCCTGTTGTTTATCGGCAACTCGGTCATCGCGCTGCTGGTGGCGACCCTGGTGAGTTTCTGGACGCTGGGCCTGGCCCAGGGTTTCAACCGCGAATCGATCCTCAAGTTCACCAACGAATGCCTGGCACCAACGGCCAGCATCACCTTGCTGGTGGGCGCGGGCGGTGGTTTGAACCGGATTCTGGTAGACGCTGGTGTCACCAATGAAATCCTCGGCCTGGCCCATGCCTTCAACCTGTCGCCCTTGGTAATGGGTTGGCTGTTCGCCGCGTTGATGCGTATCGCCACGGGCTCGGCCACGGTAGCCATGACCACTGCCTCGGGCGTGGTAGCGCCGGTTGCCATGGGCCTGGGTTATCCCCACCCGGAATTGCTGGTGTTGGCCACCGGTGCGGGTTCGGTGATCTTTTCCCACGTGAACGACGGCGGCTTCTGGCTGATCAAGGAATACTTCAATATGACGGTGATCCAGACCTTCAAGACCTGGACCGTGCTGGAGACCCTGATTTCGGTGGTCGCCTTCGGTCTGACTTATGGTTTGTCCTGCATCTTGTAA
- a CDS encoding NAD-dependent epimerase/dehydratase family protein translates to MNVFITGAAGFIGGSIATGLVKAGHNVTGLVRSAEQAEEMTALGITPVIGTLDDSALLTEQAKRADAVINAASSDHRGAVETLLAALRGSNKTFLHTSGSSIVGDASGGKSSDVIYYEDNLPEPTVDKAARVAIDNLILAAAQDGVNSAVICNTLIYGHSLGVKRDSVQLPRLLKQARKSGVVRHVGTGQNIWSNVHIEDVVALYLLALEKNVPGTFYFVESGEAAFVDMTTAIAEALKLGKPQDWPLADAEAEWGYEMANYGLGSNSRVRGKHARELLGWAPKRTSVVEWIRNEMV, encoded by the coding sequence ATGAACGTATTCATTACCGGCGCTGCCGGTTTTATCGGCGGCTCCATCGCCACTGGCCTGGTCAAGGCCGGCCATAACGTCACCGGCCTGGTGCGCAGCGCCGAACAAGCCGAAGAAATGACTGCACTGGGCATCACGCCGGTGATCGGCACGCTGGATGACAGTGCGCTGTTGACCGAGCAAGCGAAGAGAGCAGACGCCGTCATCAACGCCGCCAGCAGCGACCATCGCGGTGCCGTGGAAACGTTGCTGGCCGCACTGCGCGGCTCCAACAAAACCTTCCTGCACACCAGCGGTTCGAGCATCGTCGGCGATGCGTCGGGCGGTAAGTCCAGCGATGTCATCTACTACGAAGACAACTTGCCGGAGCCGACTGTCGACAAGGCCGCTCGCGTGGCCATCGACAACCTGATTCTCGCTGCCGCCCAAGACGGCGTGAACTCGGCGGTGATCTGCAACACCCTGATCTACGGCCACAGCCTGGGCGTTAAGCGCGACAGCGTGCAGTTGCCGCGCTTGCTCAAACAGGCGCGCAAAAGCGGTGTAGTGCGGCATGTGGGCACCGGGCAGAACATCTGGTCCAACGTGCACATTGAAGACGTGGTCGCGCTGTACCTGCTGGCGCTGGAGAAGAATGTGCCGGGCACGTTCTACTTTGTGGAAAGTGGCGAAGCGGCGTTTGTCGACATGACCACCGCGATTGCCGAAGCGTTGAAGCTGGGTAAACCGCAGGATTGGCCATTGGCCGACGCCGAGGCCGAGTGGGGTTATGAAATGGCCAACTATGGCCTGGGCTCCAACAGCCGTGTGCGCGGCAAGCATGCGCGGGAATTGCTGGGGTGGGCGCCGAAGCGGACTTCTGTAGTCGAGTGGATTCGCAACGAGATGGTTTGA